The Babylonia areolata isolate BAREFJ2019XMU chromosome 22, ASM4173473v1, whole genome shotgun sequence genome contains a region encoding:
- the LOC143297442 gene encoding myeloid-derived growth factor-like, with amino-acid sequence MKLLVILSLFVCSAVRSENTNAIQDEFDVKPGGQVMVYEKELDKYKCTFTYQAQGGTNEKWQFILEKLNDGQALQCTVARGGTSYLFFETFSMSLTGPKVHLENYEAVSTRDERLKDSEVKVNKKKRTVSAVDGEFQKKLERVTLQAIVGKKPTTEL; translated from the exons ATGAAGTTGTTAGTTATTTTGTCTTTATTTGTTTGCAGTGCTGTCCGAAGTGAAAATACAAATGCGATTCAAGATGAATTTGATGTAAAGCCCGGTGGACAAGTTATGGTCTATGAAAAAGAATTG GACAAATACAAGTGCACATTTACGTACCAGGCACAAGGAGGGACAAATGAG AAATGGCAGTTTATCTTGGAGAAGCTGAACGACGGCCAAGCATTGCAATGCACAGTTGCCAGAGGCGGGACGTCCTATCTCTTTTTTGAAACTTTTTCAATGAGCCTCACTGGGCCCAAGGTTCATCTGGAAAACTATGAAGCAGTG AGCACTAGGGATGAACGACTGAAGGACTCAGAAGTCAAAGTGAACAAGAAAAAGCGAACAG TGTCGGCTGTGGACGGAGAGTTCCAGAAGAAGCTGGAGAGAGTGACACTGCAAGCCATAGTGGGCAAAAAGCCAACCACAGAATTATAA